In one window of Bacteroidota bacterium DNA:
- a CDS encoding NAD-dependent epimerase/dehydratase family protein has protein sequence MQTILGANGTIGSVLAKELTAYTNQIRLVSRNPKKVNETDELFPADLSDASQVEKAIEGSEVVYLLVGFDYKIKVWQDKWPKLMRAAIDACIKHKAKLVFFDNVYMYDTNAIPHMTESSVINPPSKKGAVRKEIADMLLNDVKSGKITALIARSADFYGPNNDKSFLIEVVYKNMKKGKKPNWFIDENKKHSFTYTPDAAKATALLGNTVDAYNQVWHLPTDKNTLTGKEMIALFAKELNVETKVSILPMWLLKILGLFIPIMKEMPEMMYQYDRDYYFDSSKFDKRFNFKTTTYQEGVKLTIQQTKK, from the coding sequence ATGCAAACAATTTTAGGTGCAAACGGAACAATAGGTTCTGTATTAGCAAAAGAATTAACGGCTTACACCAATCAAATAAGATTAGTAAGTCGCAATCCAAAAAAAGTAAATGAAACAGATGAATTATTCCCAGCCGATTTATCAGATGCAAGTCAGGTAGAAAAAGCTATTGAAGGTTCGGAGGTTGTCTATCTATTAGTTGGATTTGATTACAAAATAAAAGTTTGGCAAGATAAATGGCCCAAACTCATGCGTGCAGCAATAGATGCTTGTATTAAGCACAAAGCAAAATTAGTATTTTTTGATAATGTTTACATGTATGATACAAATGCTATCCCGCACATGACTGAAAGTTCAGTCATAAACCCACCAAGTAAAAAAGGTGCGGTTAGAAAAGAGATTGCCGACATGCTTTTAAATGATGTAAAATCCGGAAAAATAACTGCACTAATTGCTCGTTCTGCTGATTTTTATGGACCTAATAATGATAAAAGTTTTTTAATTGAAGTGGTTTACAAAAACATGAAAAAAGGGAAGAAACCCAATTGGTTCATTGATGAAAATAAAAAACATTCCTTTACTTATACACCCGATGCAGCCAAGGCTACTGCACTATTGGGAAACACTGTTGACGCATACAACCAAGTGTGGCATTTGCCCACCGATAAAAATACCTTAACAGGTAAAGAAATGATAGCGTTGTTTGCCAAGGAATTGAATGTAGAAACCAAGGTTTCTATATTACCGATGTGGTTGTTAAAAATACTCGGTTTATTCATTCCAATAATGAAAGAGATGCCTGAAATGATGTATCAATACGATAGGGATTATTATTTTGATTCGAGTAAATTCGATAAACGATTTAACTTTAAAACTACAACCTATCAAGAGGGTGTAAAACTGACAATTCAGCAAACAAAAAAATAA